A section of the Mangifera indica cultivar Alphonso chromosome 12, CATAS_Mindica_2.1, whole genome shotgun sequence genome encodes:
- the LOC123192640 gene encoding uncharacterized acetyltransferase At3g50280-like: MVASVSVSSLTLVSKCVIFPDQKSTLGDLKLSVSDLPMLSCHYIQKGSLFTRPSLPIDSLISLLKTALSQALTRFPPLAGRLKTDSDGYIYITCNDAGADFIHKNAAKFFIRDILAPLHVPEIVKSFFALDRTISYDGHCKPLLTVQVTELADGVFISCAVNHAVTDGTSFWNFFNTFAELARGMKKISKQPDFSRDSVLISPAVLRIPDGGLKVTFNEYEPLSERIFSFSRDSILKLKARVNNKRWIDNSHINAVELMGKLSNDPFCNTLLKKTESNAEISSFQSLCALLWRAVTRARKLPASKTTTFRMAVNCRHRLNPKLDPLYFGNAIQSIPTYASAGDILGKNLRWCAEQLNKNVQAHDDKTVHRFVSDWESNPRVFPLGNLDGASMTMGSSPRFPMYDNDFGWGRPLAVRSGYANKFDGKISAFPGREGGGSVDLEVVLAPGTMAGIESDNEFMQFVSS, translated from the coding sequence atggtggcTTCGGTTTCAGTTTCTTCTCTAACTCTGGTCTCCAAATGCGTCATCTTTCCTGACCAGAAATCAACTCTTGGAGACCTTAAGCTTTCAGTTTCTGACCTTCCAATGCTTTCTTGTCACTACATCCAAAAAGGCAGCCTTTTCACTCGCCCCAGTCTACCCATTGACTCTCTCATTTCTCTCTTGAAGACAGCTCTCTCTCAAGCTCTCACTCGTTTTCCTCCTCTCGCTGGTCGCTTGAAAACCGACTCCGATGGCTACATCTATATCACCTGCAACGACGCGGGTGCGGATTTTATTCACAAAAATGCCGCGAAGTTCTTTATTCGCGATATTCTTGCTCCGCTTCACGTCCCTGAAATCGTCAAGAGCTTCTTCGCTCTTGACAGAACTATTAGCTATGACGGCCATTGTAAACCGCTCTTGACAGTACAAGTGACGGAGCTTGCCGATGGTGTGTTCATTAGCTGCGCTGTGAATCACGCGGTCACGGACGGCACGTCCTTCTGGAATTTCTTCAACACTTTCGCTGAACTCGCGAGAGGAATGAAGAAAATCTCTAAACAACCCGATTTTTCTCGCGACTCGGTGTTGATTTCTCCAGCGGTTTTGAGAATTCCCGACGGTGGACTCAAGGTGACTTTCAATGAATACGAACCGTTGAGTGAAAGAATCTTCAGTTTCAGCAGAGATTcgattttgaaattgaaagcGAGAGTCAACAATAAAAGATGGATTGATAACAGCCACATTAACGCCGTTGAATTGATGGGGAAGCTAAGTAACGATCCGTTCTGTAATACGCTGTTGAAGAAGACGGAGTCAAATGCGGAGATATCGTCGTTTCAGTCACTGTGTGCTCTTTTATGGCGAGCGGTGACTCGAGCAAGGAAGTTACCTGCATCCAAAACGACGACTTTTAGAATGGCGGTTAACTGCCGTCACAGATTGAACCCAAAACTGGATCCATTGTATTTCGGTAATGCGATTCAAAGCATTCCCACATACGCGTCAGCTGGCGACATATTGGGTAAAAATCTGAGGTGGTGCGCGGAGCAGCTGAACAAAAACGTGCAGGCTCATGACGACAAGACGGTGCATCGTTTTGTGTCGGATTGGGAGAGTAATCCTCGAGTGTTCCCGCTAGGGAACTTGGACGGTGCATCAATGACGATGGGTAGCTCGCCAAGATTCCCGATGTACGACAATGATTTTGGATGGGGCCGACCTTTGGCTGTTAGAAGTGGATATGCGAACAAATTTGATGGCAAGATATCGGCTTTTCCTGGGCGTGAAGGTGGTGGTAGCGTTGATCTGGAGGTGGTTTTGGCGCCTGGAACAATGGCGGGGATTGAATCTGATAATGAGTTCATGCAATTCGTCTCAAGTTAA